One Jeotgalibaca porci genomic region harbors:
- a CDS encoding TrmH family RNA methyltransferase, with protein sequence MEKITSAKNQKIKQWKKLQTSKGRRETNQYVIEGEHLYLEAVKSAMILDTVVVTEKFLSKVNPAHLEQVILVTDDVMHTLSQTETSQGIFCILEIPEQRLPKTFNGKFVLLDGVQDPGNAGTIVRTADAAGFDGVIFGEGSVDPYNDKVVRSMQGSQFHIPIYRGNIRDMMGEFEYIYGTALDKNAKDYREVPQTDNIAVILGNEGNGVSSEVLEATTHNLYIPIIGKAESLNVAIAGGILMYYFV encoded by the coding sequence ATGGAGAAAATCACCTCCGCGAAAAATCAAAAAATCAAACAATGGAAAAAATTACAGACATCTAAAGGTAGAAGAGAAACCAACCAATACGTGATTGAAGGGGAGCACTTGTACTTAGAAGCAGTTAAAAGTGCCATGATACTGGATACCGTAGTTGTGACAGAGAAATTCTTAAGTAAAGTTAATCCTGCTCATCTTGAGCAAGTCATTTTGGTCACAGATGATGTGATGCACACACTCTCGCAAACAGAGACATCGCAGGGTATTTTCTGTATTTTGGAAATACCAGAGCAACGTTTGCCAAAAACATTTAATGGCAAGTTTGTTCTTCTAGATGGCGTTCAAGATCCAGGAAATGCTGGGACGATTGTTCGAACGGCAGATGCTGCAGGCTTTGACGGCGTCATTTTTGGAGAGGGTAGCGTAGATCCTTATAATGATAAGGTCGTTCGCTCCATGCAAGGCAGCCAGTTCCATATTCCTATCTATAGAGGGAATATTCGTGACATGATGGGTGAATTTGAATACATTTACGGAACAGCGCTGGATAAAAATGCGAAAGATTATCGCGAAGTACCTCAAACAGATAATATCGCTGTGATTCTTGGGAACGAAGGAAATGGTGTCTCTTCTGAAGTTTTAGAAGCGACTACCCATAACTTATACATTCCCATTATTGGTAAAGCAGAATCACTTAACGTGGCGATAGCTGGTGGGATATTAATGTACTACTTTGTTTAA
- a CDS encoding HD domain-containing protein, translating to MKMQKWELDKEFVAHIEDLLACEEVQQLKDITQHYHSTRLDHSISVAYRSFCIGKKFNCDTRAIARAGLLHDLFYYDWRTTKFDEGSHAYVHPRIACANAEKLTELTDLEKDIILKHMWGATVALPKYKESFVVTLVDKYCACDEAISPLFSKAKLLLIGKWTAVKQAIVTNPISF from the coding sequence ATGAAAATGCAGAAATGGGAATTGGACAAAGAATTTGTAGCGCACATAGAAGATTTGCTTGCGTGCGAAGAGGTCCAACAGCTAAAAGATATTACACAACATTACCATAGCACACGCTTAGATCACTCAATTTCTGTCGCATACCGGAGTTTCTGTATTGGAAAAAAATTCAACTGTGATACCCGTGCAATTGCACGTGCAGGTCTCTTGCATGATTTATTTTATTATGATTGGCGTACAACGAAATTTGATGAAGGTTCTCATGCTTACGTACATCCAAGGATTGCGTGTGCCAATGCTGAAAAATTGACGGAATTAACAGATTTAGAAAAAGATATTATCCTGAAACATATGTGGGGCGCAACAGTAGCTCTTCCAAAATATAAAGAAAGTTTTGTAGTGACATTGGTCGATAAGTACTGTGCTTGCGACGAAGCAATCTCACCATTATTTTCTAAAGCAAAGCTTTTACTTATCGGAAAATGGACGGCGGTAAAACAAGCAATTGTTACCAATCCAATCTCATTCTAG
- a CDS encoding winged helix-turn-helix transcriptional regulator, with translation MENRVEMHACICPKFEKTFSILGKKWSGLIIEVLLTGDHRFKEIAEEIPGVSDRVLVERLKELEDEDIVIRKELADGPIRILYGLTEKGKNLEPAMIEIQRWSNQWITI, from the coding sequence ATGGAAAATAGAGTTGAGATGCATGCCTGCATCTGTCCTAAATTTGAAAAAACTTTTTCAATTTTAGGTAAAAAATGGTCCGGTTTGATTATCGAAGTTTTACTGACTGGCGACCACCGATTTAAAGAAATTGCTGAAGAGATACCTGGCGTCAGCGACCGCGTTTTAGTTGAACGTTTGAAAGAACTGGAAGATGAAGACATCGTTATTCGTAAAGAATTAGCTGATGGTCCGATTCGTATTTTGTATGGGTTAACTGAAAAAGGTAAAAATTTAGAACCCGCAATGATAGAAATCCAGCGTTGGTCAAACCAATGGATTACAATCTAG
- the pheS gene encoding phenylalanine--tRNA ligase subunit alpha → MGLKEQLELLRLEAIEKIQAAADLNELNTYRVAYLGKKGPITEALRGMKNVSPEERPVIGGIANVVRDDIAQAIEDVKVVLEEKALAAQIASETIDVTLPGKQISVGTKHVLTQIMEEIEDFFLGMGYQIVDGPEVELDSYNFEKMNLPKDHPARDMQDTFYITDEVLMRTHTSPVQARTMEKHDFAKGPLKMISPGKVYRRDSDDATHSHQFTQVEGLVIAENVTLSDLKGTLDVFAKKLFGADREIRLRPSYFPFTEPSVEVDVSCFKCGGDGCNVCKGSGWIEILGSGQVHPDVLEMSGVDSSKYTGFAFGVGAERVAMLKYAIDDIRHFYQNDKRFLDQFKAKEQ, encoded by the coding sequence ATGGGATTGAAAGAACAATTAGAGTTGCTTCGATTAGAAGCAATTGAAAAAATTCAAGCTGCTGCTGATTTGAATGAATTGAACACATACCGTGTTGCTTACTTAGGGAAAAAAGGGCCGATTACGGAAGCTTTACGTGGTATGAAGAATGTATCACCGGAAGAAAGACCCGTTATTGGGGGAATTGCGAACGTAGTACGTGACGATATCGCGCAAGCAATTGAAGATGTCAAAGTTGTTTTGGAAGAAAAAGCGCTAGCAGCTCAAATTGCTTCCGAAACGATTGATGTAACACTACCTGGTAAACAAATTTCGGTTGGAACAAAACATGTTCTGACACAAATTATGGAAGAGATTGAAGATTTCTTCTTGGGCATGGGCTACCAAATAGTTGATGGACCAGAAGTTGAACTTGACTCATACAACTTTGAGAAAATGAACTTACCAAAAGACCATCCAGCGCGTGACATGCAAGACACGTTCTATATTACGGATGAAGTATTGATGCGTACGCATACATCACCTGTTCAAGCACGTACGATGGAGAAACATGACTTTGCTAAAGGCCCATTGAAGATGATTAGCCCGGGTAAAGTATACCGTCGTGACAGCGATGATGCGACTCACTCGCATCAATTTACACAAGTAGAAGGTCTTGTAATCGCTGAAAATGTTACATTAAGTGATTTAAAAGGAACGTTGGATGTCTTTGCTAAGAAATTATTCGGTGCAGACCGTGAGATCCGTCTAAGACCAAGTTACTTTCCATTTACCGAACCATCTGTTGAAGTGGATGTTAGTTGTTTCAAATGTGGTGGCGACGGCTGTAATGTATGTAAAGGCAGCGGTTGGATTGAAATTTTAGGTTCGGGCCAAGTTCATCCAGACGTACTGGAAATGTCAGGCGTTGATTCTTCTAAATATACAGGATTTGCATTTGGTGTAGGAGCAGAACGCGTTGCGATGTTGAAATATGCAATTGATGATATTCGTCATTTCTACCAAAATGATAAACGGTTCTTAGATCAATTCAAGGCGAAGGAGCAATAA
- the pheT gene encoding phenylalanine--tRNA ligase subunit beta, which yields MKVSYKWLQEYVDLSGIRADELAEKMSRTGIEVDGVAKPGEGLSKIVVGHTLKVVDHPDSDHLHICQVDVGEEEPIQIVCGAPNIAANQKVIVALHGARIAGNYKIKKGKIRGEASHGMICSLDELGYSESVVPKKYADGIYVLPADTPIGDDVVSVLNMDDQVLELDITPNRADALSMRGVAHEVSAIYNKKAHFPNVEASETTGDIKDYIRVEVADTTDAPAYHIQVIKDVTIAESPLWLQTKLMSAGIRPINNVVDITNYILIEYGQPLHAFDYDKIGSKEILVRRATEDEPFTTLDGVERILDASNIVVTNGTEPIALAGVMGGLDSEITDTTVNVALETALFDALSIRRTGSKFNLRSESSARFEKGINVATLQEAGQKAAQLISELAGGTIVTGTASVNTIKPENVTVTITLERINRLLGTKISLEEVESIFDQLAFGHTVSDDVISVSVPPRRWDIRIEADIIEEVARIYGYDRLPSTLPVTAATPSELTKKQKLVRQSRNYLEAAGLTQNISYVLTTEENATGFTREEGQPVRLSWPMSEDRSTLRMNLLASLLENATYNVARKNSDIQFYEIGKIFLPNAGEVLPTESEQVAGILTGNIIEKDWQQEAVQVDFYHVKGILEAYFEAIGVSNAIRFEANSAINWMHPGRTADIILNDTVIGYVGQLNPGVSAKYDLKETYVFEFNLDSVLAVNKKVVTQQPIPKYPGTSRDLAILVAETVTHEQITAIITAKAGKYLTTVQLFDIYQGKGIEDGMKSMAYSLSFLNPSATLVDEEVTKAVEAVKEALISELNATIR from the coding sequence ATGAAAGTATCTTATAAATGGTTACAAGAATATGTTGATTTATCAGGTATTCGTGCTGATGAACTAGCAGAGAAAATGTCGCGTACAGGTATTGAAGTAGACGGCGTTGCGAAACCAGGCGAAGGCCTGTCTAAAATTGTTGTGGGTCACACTTTAAAAGTTGTGGATCATCCTGATTCAGATCACCTGCATATTTGTCAGGTTGATGTAGGCGAAGAAGAGCCTATTCAAATTGTCTGTGGCGCTCCAAACATTGCTGCAAATCAAAAAGTGATTGTTGCCTTACATGGTGCTCGTATTGCTGGAAACTACAAGATCAAGAAAGGCAAAATTCGTGGAGAAGCTTCCCATGGGATGATCTGTTCATTAGACGAATTGGGCTATTCTGAAAGTGTTGTTCCTAAAAAATATGCAGATGGTATTTACGTTCTTCCAGCGGACACACCCATTGGAGATGACGTCGTTTCTGTATTAAATATGGACGATCAAGTCCTAGAATTAGATATTACGCCAAACCGTGCAGATGCATTGAGCATGCGCGGGGTTGCGCACGAAGTGTCAGCAATTTACAATAAAAAAGCGCACTTCCCTAACGTAGAAGCATCAGAGACGACAGGTGATATTAAGGACTATATCCGTGTTGAAGTTGCCGATACTACAGATGCACCTGCGTACCATATCCAAGTCATTAAAGATGTGACAATCGCAGAAAGTCCGCTTTGGTTACAAACAAAATTGATGAGCGCGGGTATCCGTCCGATTAACAACGTCGTTGACATTACCAACTATATTTTAATCGAATACGGTCAACCTTTGCATGCATTTGACTATGACAAGATTGGGTCGAAAGAAATCCTTGTTCGTCGTGCTACAGAGGACGAGCCATTTACAACTTTGGATGGCGTAGAACGTATCTTAGACGCTTCAAATATCGTTGTAACAAACGGTACGGAACCAATTGCTCTCGCCGGCGTAATGGGTGGATTAGATTCTGAAATTACCGACACGACTGTGAATGTAGCTTTAGAAACTGCCTTATTCGATGCTCTTTCAATCAGAAGAACAGGTTCGAAATTTAACTTACGCAGTGAGTCAAGCGCACGATTTGAAAAAGGAATTAACGTTGCAACCTTGCAAGAAGCGGGTCAAAAAGCGGCACAGTTAATCAGCGAATTGGCTGGCGGTACGATTGTAACGGGAACTGCTTCCGTAAATACTATTAAACCAGAAAATGTAACAGTTACTATTACGCTAGAGCGTATTAACCGTCTCTTAGGAACAAAGATTTCCTTAGAAGAAGTTGAATCTATCTTTGACCAACTAGCTTTTGGACATACTGTATCCGATGATGTTATTTCTGTTTCTGTTCCACCAAGAAGATGGGACATTCGTATTGAAGCAGATATTATCGAAGAAGTAGCACGTATATACGGCTACGATCGTCTGCCATCAACTTTACCTGTAACAGCAGCCACTCCAAGTGAACTGACTAAGAAACAAAAGCTCGTACGCCAATCCCGTAACTATTTAGAAGCGGCTGGATTGACTCAAAATATTAGTTATGTTTTAACAACAGAGGAAAATGCGACTGGCTTTACCCGTGAAGAAGGGCAACCCGTTCGTCTGTCATGGCCAATGAGCGAAGACCGTTCAACGTTGCGCATGAACTTACTGGCAAGTTTGTTAGAAAACGCAACATATAACGTTGCGAGAAAGAATTCCGATATTCAATTTTATGAAATTGGCAAGATTTTCTTACCAAATGCGGGAGAGGTTCTGCCAACTGAGTCTGAACAAGTAGCGGGTATTCTAACAGGAAATATTATTGAGAAAGACTGGCAACAAGAAGCTGTCCAAGTAGACTTTTATCATGTAAAAGGTATTCTAGAAGCATACTTTGAAGCAATCGGTGTTTCCAACGCAATTCGTTTTGAAGCAAACAGCGCAATCAACTGGATGCATCCGGGCCGTACAGCTGATATCATTTTGAATGATACGGTTATCGGTTATGTGGGACAATTGAATCCAGGGGTGTCTGCTAAGTATGACTTGAAAGAGACGTACGTTTTCGAGTTCAACCTAGATTCAGTTTTAGCTGTAAATAAAAAAGTTGTAACGCAACAGCCTATTCCTAAATATCCAGGAACAAGTCGCGACTTAGCAATTCTTGTTGCTGAGACTGTGACACATGAACAAATCACAGCAATTATCACAGCAAAAGCAGGCAAGTATTTAACGACTGTTCAGTTGTTTGATATTTATCAAGGTAAAGGAATTGAAGATGGTATGAAATCAATGGCTTACTCGTTATCGTTCCTAAATCCGTCTGCGACGTTAGTAGATGAAGAAGTAACAAAAGCCGTTGAAGCTGTAAAAGAAGCTTTAATTTCCGAATTAAACGCAACAATTAGATAA
- a CDS encoding cell division protein ZapA, with protein sequence MSEDKRRFKTIIAGRPYTILANKPEEHLKTVSEIANDKITQIKGAMPELDIEQRSVLVAVNAISDAISKQAEINALKERISELEQGKPLASKTVSTKVTTQSAQVLEAHKKPVSPKNTTTAKQRLRSQSKQAPGMPRASKEKLLNRSTEMEKR encoded by the coding sequence ATGAGCGAAGATAAAAGACGCTTTAAAACCATCATTGCGGGAAGACCTTACACGATTTTAGCTAACAAACCTGAAGAACATCTTAAAACAGTATCAGAAATAGCTAATGATAAAATAACGCAAATAAAAGGCGCAATGCCGGAGTTAGATATTGAACAACGTTCTGTCTTGGTTGCTGTGAATGCAATCTCTGATGCAATCAGTAAACAAGCAGAAATTAATGCCTTGAAAGAACGTATTTCAGAGTTGGAACAAGGTAAACCACTAGCAAGTAAAACAGTGAGTACCAAAGTAACAACACAAAGTGCGCAAGTACTGGAAGCGCACAAAAAACCTGTGAGCCCAAAGAATACAACCACAGCAAAACAACGTTTACGCTCACAATCAAAGCAAGCACCCGGAATGCCACGTGCTTCAAAGGAAAAACTATTAAATCGATCAACTGAAATGGAAAAAAGGTGA
- a CDS encoding CvpA family protein, producing the protein MLTLIILIILFIGVYAGQRRGLILQVVHTAGYIVSFFVAKNYYLLLAEHLEMLIPYSQPGIGDEMVYYDTLEKLNLDLAFYNALSFLIIIAAGWLVTRILGYMLNSLAYLPVLKQVNNLGGAILGLLMQYFGVFLLLSFFTFIPFDFIQNQLAESGLANWIIQNTPYLSSTVYEWWVGIIAA; encoded by the coding sequence ATGTTAACGTTAATTATATTAATTATCCTTTTTATCGGCGTTTATGCAGGGCAGAGACGTGGTCTGATTTTGCAGGTCGTTCATACGGCGGGTTATATCGTTTCATTTTTTGTTGCAAAAAATTATTATTTACTTTTAGCTGAGCACTTAGAAATGCTGATTCCGTATTCCCAACCAGGAATAGGAGATGAGATGGTATATTACGATACCCTAGAAAAATTGAATTTAGACCTAGCCTTTTATAACGCTTTATCATTCTTAATTATTATTGCTGCTGGGTGGTTAGTGACGAGAATCCTTGGCTACATGCTAAATTCACTCGCTTATTTACCGGTATTGAAACAAGTCAATAATTTAGGTGGAGCAATCCTTGGGTTATTGATGCAATACTTTGGCGTATTTTTACTATTATCCTTCTTTACATTTATACCTTTTGATTTTATTCAAAATCAATTGGCAGAAAGTGGTTTAGCAAATTGGATTATTCAAAACACGCCTTATTTATCATCTACTGTTTACGAATGGTGGGTTGGCATTATTGCCGCGTAA
- a CDS encoding endonuclease MutS2 produces the protein MNSKIIKTLEFEKIRQQLAKFAATEIGKQQLLTLEPSTTFEDVQRKQDESDDGRKVLRLKGGIPVPRLANIGLPLKRLQIGGNLNGKEIAQIGRVLSTTKEVMSFFDWFREHEIAFFHLYEIIDGLVDLPDLRKRITSSVSDDGDILSDASVELRRIRQAIKSGEGAIRTKLDDLIRTKASYLSETLVTIRNDRFVLPVKQEYRNAFGGIMHDQSATGQTLFIEPQAVLELNNKLRTLRADEKREEERILYELSALLELHIQELRYNHEILAILDMINAKARYSESINGTKPHLSKENHVAIWAARHPLIDQEDVVANDLLIGEEYQALIITGPNTGGKTIALKTLGLIQLMGQAGLQIPAAEDSQIGIFTEIFADIGDEQSIEQSLSTFSSHMTNIVSFLDKANDQSLLLFDELGSGTDPQEGASLAISILDYIGAKGSYVMATTHYPELKVYAYNRPGTINASMEFNSESLAPTYRLQIGIPGRSNAFDISRRLGIPSQIIDQATGFIQEDNQSLNEMIADLEQKRRKAEQESHRLEKQIQESDRLLEELKRETETLEFAKQKEIDKAKKEANSILSKTKEEAELLMQEIREMQMNVSKNAQVKEHELIGLRKQFDDLRQEDTVPSNKVLRREKEKKKLKVGDEVITESYGQRGILVEKSGQDQWVVQLGIMKMKLPETDLRRIQPEPEKETRRTKRQIATVRSNTASHVSTQLDLRGFRYEEALQELDSYLDASLLAGYPQVTIVHGKGTGAIRKGVTDALKRHPQVKSFDFAPQSSGGNGATIAVFKG, from the coding sequence TTGAATTCAAAAATAATTAAAACACTTGAATTTGAAAAGATAAGACAGCAATTGGCAAAGTTTGCTGCAACTGAAATCGGTAAACAACAACTACTTACCTTAGAACCGTCTACTACATTCGAAGACGTACAGAGAAAGCAAGATGAGTCTGATGATGGCCGGAAAGTGTTGCGTCTAAAAGGCGGTATTCCGGTACCCCGATTAGCTAATATCGGACTGCCATTGAAAAGATTACAGATTGGTGGAAACTTAAACGGAAAAGAGATTGCCCAAATTGGACGTGTACTTAGCACGACCAAAGAAGTAATGAGTTTTTTTGATTGGTTCCGCGAGCATGAAATTGCGTTTTTCCATCTCTATGAAATTATTGATGGTTTGGTCGATTTACCCGACTTAAGAAAAAGAATCACATCATCTGTTTCAGATGATGGCGACATATTAAGTGATGCAAGCGTTGAGCTACGCCGTATTCGTCAAGCTATCAAAAGTGGCGAGGGTGCTATCCGGACGAAATTGGATGATTTAATCCGGACCAAGGCTAGCTATTTGAGTGAAACATTGGTGACAATTAGAAATGATCGCTTTGTTTTGCCTGTGAAGCAAGAATATCGGAATGCCTTCGGGGGCATTATGCACGATCAAAGTGCGACGGGACAAACTTTATTTATTGAACCTCAAGCAGTGCTTGAATTGAATAATAAACTGCGTACCTTAAGAGCCGACGAAAAGCGTGAAGAAGAACGTATCCTTTACGAATTATCAGCTTTACTCGAGCTGCATATCCAAGAATTACGCTATAATCATGAAATTTTGGCTATCTTAGATATGATTAATGCGAAAGCGCGTTATTCAGAAAGCATCAATGGAACGAAACCGCATTTGAGCAAAGAGAATCATGTTGCTATCTGGGCGGCACGTCACCCCTTAATTGACCAAGAAGATGTTGTTGCGAATGATTTGTTGATTGGTGAAGAATATCAAGCACTCATCATCACTGGTCCAAACACTGGGGGTAAAACGATTGCCTTGAAGACGCTTGGTTTAATCCAACTAATGGGACAGGCGGGCTTACAAATCCCAGCTGCTGAAGACAGTCAAATTGGTATCTTTACTGAAATTTTTGCTGATATCGGTGATGAACAATCTATTGAGCAAAGTTTGAGTACCTTCTCTTCTCATATGACGAATATCGTCTCATTCTTAGATAAAGCAAATGACCAATCGTTACTATTGTTTGACGAGTTGGGATCAGGGACGGATCCGCAAGAAGGTGCTTCTCTTGCCATTTCTATACTGGATTATATCGGGGCTAAAGGGAGCTATGTCATGGCTACTACGCATTATCCCGAATTAAAAGTGTATGCTTACAACCGCCCGGGTACAATCAATGCCAGTATGGAATTTAACAGTGAATCATTGGCTCCTACATATCGTCTGCAGATTGGTATCCCAGGCCGCAGTAATGCTTTTGACATTTCACGCAGATTGGGAATTCCATCTCAAATTATTGACCAAGCAACAGGTTTTATTCAAGAAGACAATCAGTCACTGAATGAAATGATTGCAGATTTAGAACAAAAAAGAAGAAAAGCAGAGCAGGAATCGCACCGTCTTGAAAAGCAAATTCAAGAGTCAGATCGCTTACTTGAAGAATTGAAGCGGGAAACTGAGACTTTAGAATTTGCGAAACAGAAAGAAATAGACAAGGCTAAGAAAGAAGCCAATAGCATTCTTTCCAAGACCAAAGAAGAAGCAGAGTTGCTGATGCAAGAAATCAGAGAAATGCAAATGAACGTTTCGAAGAATGCGCAGGTCAAAGAACATGAATTGATCGGTTTACGTAAACAGTTCGATGATTTGAGGCAAGAAGATACCGTTCCAAGCAATAAAGTCTTGCGTCGCGAAAAAGAAAAGAAAAAATTAAAAGTCGGGGACGAAGTTATTACAGAGTCTTATGGCCAACGTGGTATTTTAGTCGAGAAGTCCGGTCAAGATCAGTGGGTTGTCCAACTGGGAATCATGAAAATGAAATTACCTGAGACAGATTTACGCAGAATTCAACCGGAACCTGAGAAAGAAACAAGACGAACCAAGCGTCAAATTGCTACTGTCCGTTCGAATACGGCCAGTCATGTGTCAACGCAATTAGACTTACGCGGCTTCCGCTATGAGGAAGCGTTGCAGGAGTTGGATAGTTATTTAGATGCTTCGCTACTAGCAGGGTATCCGCAAGTAACTATTGTCCATGGCAAAGGGACCGGTGCAATCAGAAAAGGCGTGACGGATGCATTGAAACGGCATCCGCAAGTAAAGTCGTTTGATTTTGCACCACAAAGTTCGGGTGGTAACGGTGCTACAATTGCGGTTTTTAAAGGTTAG
- the trxA gene encoding thioredoxin: MVREITDANFDTETKEGVVLVDFWATWCGPCRMQSPIIDELDAEMGDQVTFAKMDVDANPATPQQFGIMGIPTLLIKKDGEVVEKLVGYTAKEKLEEVLEQYV; the protein is encoded by the coding sequence ATGGTTAGAGAAATTACAGATGCAAACTTTGATACAGAAACAAAAGAAGGCGTAGTTCTTGTAGACTTTTGGGCAACATGGTGTGGACCTTGCCGTATGCAGTCACCAATCATTGATGAATTAGATGCAGAGATGGGTGACCAAGTGACTTTCGCTAAGATGGATGTAGATGCAAACCCTGCAACACCACAACAATTTGGTATTATGGGTATCCCGACATTGCTCATTAAAAAAGATGGCGAAGTTGTAGAAAAATTGGTTGGTTACACAGCTAAAGAAAAGCTAGAAGAAGTATTAGAACAATACGTATAA
- a CDS encoding DUF2507 domain-containing protein encodes MSQDKRSELIDSPHFNYILIRDFLLTNILGDDTDEILYWSGKELARQFPLTEKDAVIDSFSHCGFGELILIKSEKDQNQYQLTGDLVSTRLLNPDVSFQLEAGYLAEQINHITGSSCEARVTITDKKEVLLVVTIE; translated from the coding sequence ATGTCTCAAGATAAGAGAAGTGAACTTATTGATTCCCCACATTTCAACTACATCCTAATCAGAGATTTTCTTTTAACCAATATTTTAGGTGATGATACGGATGAAATTTTATACTGGAGCGGGAAAGAACTTGCCCGTCAGTTCCCACTGACAGAAAAAGATGCTGTTATTGATTCTTTCTCTCATTGTGGCTTTGGAGAGTTGATACTAATCAAAAGTGAAAAAGATCAAAACCAGTATCAGCTTACAGGTGATCTTGTCTCAACAAGACTTCTGAACCCAGACGTATCATTTCAACTAGAAGCTGGCTACCTTGCTGAACAAATAAATCATATTACCGGTTCTTCCTGCGAAGCACGTGTGACTATCACCGATAAAAAAGAAGTTCTACTAGTCGTTACAATCGAGTAA
- the racE gene encoding glutamate racemase, whose protein sequence is MNEKAIGFLDSGVGGLTVVKQAMKQLPNESIYYIGDNARCPYGPRPAEEIVEFTWELVQFLLEKEIKLLVIACNTATAVALDEIRSRISIPVVGVILPGSRAAIKYSTNNRIGVIGTKGTIASNVYEQTLLDKDPTIKVESLSCPKFVPLVESNQINTSIAKKVVYETLEPLAKMGLDTLILGCTHYPLLKHQIQNVMGPQVTLVDSGAEAVSEVSTLLDYYNISADYANRKSRVYKFFTTGSERLFSEIATEWLEMEQIDITQVTV, encoded by the coding sequence ATGAATGAAAAAGCAATCGGTTTTCTTGACTCAGGTGTGGGCGGTTTAACAGTTGTTAAACAAGCGATGAAGCAATTGCCTAATGAATCCATCTACTACATTGGTGACAACGCCCGTTGTCCATATGGCCCACGACCTGCTGAAGAAATAGTGGAATTCACCTGGGAATTAGTCCAATTTTTATTGGAGAAAGAAATAAAGTTACTTGTAATAGCGTGTAATACGGCTACTGCCGTCGCGCTTGATGAAATAAGAAGCAGAATCTCTATCCCGGTCGTTGGTGTTATATTGCCTGGTAGCCGTGCTGCTATTAAGTACTCAACAAACAATCGTATCGGCGTAATAGGAACAAAAGGGACAATCGCCAGTAATGTTTATGAGCAGACCTTGCTTGATAAAGATCCCACTATCAAGGTGGAAAGTCTGAGCTGTCCAAAGTTTGTCCCTTTAGTAGAAAGTAATCAAATTAATACTTCCATCGCTAAGAAGGTTGTTTATGAGACATTGGAACCTCTAGCTAAGATGGGACTGGATACATTGATACTCGGATGTACACATTATCCTTTATTAAAGCACCAAATCCAGAATGTTATGGGTCCACAGGTGACGCTAGTTGATTCTGGAGCAGAAGCTGTTTCTGAAGTGAGTACCTTATTGGATTACTATAATATTTCAGCAGATTATGCAAATCGAAAATCCCGTGTCTATAAATTCTTTACAACAGGTTCTGAAAGGCTATTCTCTGAAATTGCCACAGAATGGTTGGAAATGGAACAAATTGATATTACACAAGTAACGGTTTAA
- a CDS encoding YfcE family phosphodiesterase, producing the protein MQLLIVSDSHGNKRILNELVSRYSDKVDAFVHCGDSELSSDDLIWGIMDTVRGNCDFDGGYQDVFVSRKLEYEYLVTHGHHHDVKRTLEQLKATAREENVPFVFYGHSHELKFDYQDGIFFINPGSIQSPRGRLTEPTYCLLKAEGSHLDIQVYTDKHVQLVKMSYHSDKLIKF; encoded by the coding sequence ATGCAACTATTAATCGTTAGTGATAGTCACGGCAATAAAAGAATTCTTAATGAACTCGTATCACGTTATTCGGATAAAGTGGATGCGTTTGTTCACTGCGGTGATTCTGAATTGTCATCAGATGATTTGATATGGGGAATAATGGATACTGTTCGTGGTAACTGTGATTTTGATGGCGGCTATCAAGATGTTTTTGTGAGTCGTAAGCTTGAGTACGAATATCTCGTTACACACGGACATCACCATGATGTAAAAAGGACACTGGAACAACTAAAAGCAACCGCAAGAGAAGAAAATGTTCCATTCGTTTTTTATGGACATTCCCACGAACTTAAATTTGATTATCAAGACGGAATCTTTTTTATTAATCCTGGCAGTATCCAGTCTCCGAGAGGACGTCTAACTGAGCCTACTTACTGTCTCTTGAAAGCTGAGGGCTCGCACCTTGATATCCAAGTTTATACCGATAAACATGTACAGCTAGTAAAGATGTCTTATCACAGTGATAAATTAATCAAATTTTAA